The Marinifilum sp. JC120 genome segment GGTCTGGTTGGAAATAAAGAGGCCGATTCCTGTTCCCCGTTTTCCTTTGGAAGAGAAAAAGAGGGTAAATATTTTTTCTTTTGTCTCCCGGTCCATTCCGGTGCCGTTGTCACTGATGGTCAGTTCTATTTTATCACCGAGGTCGCGCCCGGTGATGCTGATAAGATAGTCTTTGCCCGGAAGTTTAGGTTCGCAGGCATCCACTCCGTTTTCAAGAAAATTGACTATGGCGGCGGACATGGAGCTGGGATCAATATCGATTTCGCCCATTTCTTCAGGAATATCGATTTCATACTTCACATCAGCAGCGACAGCTTTGGGTACGATAAGTGCGGCTGTGTCCTGTAAAAAATGTCCAGCTGATACTGATTCCAATTCAATTTCACGGGATTTGGCGTAGTAAAGGATGTCCAGCACCATCTTTTTGACCCGGCCCACAACATTTTTTAGTACTGCCGCAGCCTCGGTTACCCGTTCCTGATCATTCTTGCGTAGCCCGGATTCAAGACGGTAGATACCACCGTCAAGGGCGGTGAGCATTCCCTTTACACCGTGAGACATGGAGCCGAGCATGAAACCGAGCGAGGTCAGGTGATCCTGTAAGCGGCGGATCTCTGTAATATCGGTGGACATTTCCATAACCTGTTTGATCTCACCATAGGCATTGCGGATGGGGGCAGACCAGACCAGCATGTTTTTCTGTTCACCATTTCTGGTGGTGACCACAGTTTCGGTCTGGTGGGTTTTCCCGTCTGTAAAGGTGCGCTGTACCGGACACTGGTCACAGGGTTGATCGCGGTGTTTGTATGAAGAATAGCAGGTGGCACCTAAAGGTTCGGCAAAATCTTCCTTGAAGCGGCGGTTGACCTCGGCAATGGTGTAGTCCGGGTTCTGTACGGAAATATAACAGGGAGCTTCATCAAAGAGGCGTTGAAATTTGTACTGGGTTTCGAGCAGTTCATCGTTGAGGCGTTTGAGCTCGGTCATGTCCACGGAAATATCCAGCACCAGCTCAATGTCGCCATCTTTGTTGGGAATGGGGGCGGTATAAACCGTGACCGGAATTTCCTCACCTTTTTTCCCGATGAATGTTTCCTTGCTGCGCTGACCCTTTCCTGTCTTGAAAGTAAGCTGAACCGGGCAGGCGTTGCCTGCGGATTCCCGGTCAGAGTAAATATCGAAGCTGTTCATGCCGACCACATCGCCGAGCCGGTCTTTAAGCAGTTCGTTAGCAGCGACAATTTCCAGATAGCGGTTGTGGATGGAAACAAGGCAGGGCAGTT includes the following:
- a CDS encoding response regulator translates to MSKNKLLLVDDEEGIRRFLGLTLMDLGYEVETAENGEAALKLIEKTAPAVILTDIKMPRMDGIELLKAVKSDYPHIEVIMLTGHGDLDLAIESLKSDAADFITKPIDDEVLEISLSRVMEKIQLKDQVREYTENLERLVEEKTQRIIALERQNAACQVVEGLSEALSSAAHEVETGSGLFNELPCLVSIHNRYLEIVAANELLKDRLGDVVGMNSFDIYSDRESAGNACPVQLTFKTGKGQRSKETFIGKKGEEIPVTVYTAPIPNKDGDIELVLDISVDMTELKRLNDELLETQYKFQRLFDEAPCYISVQNPDYTIAEVNRRFKEDFAEPLGATCYSSYKHRDQPCDQCPVQRTFTDGKTHQTETVVTTRNGEQKNMLVWSAPIRNAYGEIKQVMEMSTDITEIRRLQDHLTSLGFMLGSMSHGVKGMLTALDGGIYRLESGLRKNDQERVTEAAAVLKNVVGRVKKMVLDILYYAKSREIELESVSAGHFLQDTAALIVPKAVAADVKYEIDIPEEMGEIDIDPSSMSAAIVNFLENGVDACEPKLPGKDYLISITGRDLGDKIELTISDNGTGMDRETKEKIFTLFFSSKGKRGTGIGLFISNQTIEQHGGSITVESEPRQGTTFTIQLPRKAEFRKQPPACPCA